One Halobacterium wangiae genomic window, CCCGCCGGTGTCGCCCCGGCTAAACCCCGGCCGCGCGAACGCCGGGTAATGAGCGACCGGCTCCACCTCAACCTCTTCACGATGAACGCCGTGGAGCACGTCTCCGTCGGGTCCTGGCGACTCCCTGGCGACCAGTCTCACCGCTACAGCGACCTGGAGTACTGGACCGACGTGGCACGGACCGCCGAACGCGGCGGCTTCGACGCCGTGTTCTTCGCGGACGTCCGCGGCATCTACGACGTCTACGGCGACGACAGGGACACCGCCGTCGAGAAGGCCGTGCAGACGCCCTCGAACGACCCCGCGTACCTCGTGCCCGCGATGGCCGAGGTCACCGACGACCTCGGGTTCGCCATCACGAAGTCCACCTCCTACAACCACCCCTACCAGCTCGCCCGCGAGTTCTCCACGCTCGACCACCTCACGGACGGCCGCGTCGCGTTCAACGTCGTCACCTCCTACCTGGAGTCCGCGGCGGCGAACCTCGGCTTCGAGGAGCGCATGGACCACGACGAGCGCTACGACCGCGCCGACGAGTTCATGGACGTCGCGTACGCGCTCTGGGAGCACTCCTGGGACGACGACGCCGTCCGCAGAGACCGGGAGAACGCAACCTACGCGGACCCCGAGAGGGTCCACGCTGTCGACCACGAGGGCGAGCACTTCGACGTGCCCGGCCCCCACGGGGCCGAGCCGTCGCCCCAGCGCACGCCCGTCCTCTACCAGGCTGGCTCCTCCGACCGCGGCCGCGAGTTCGCCGCGAAGCACGCCGAGGCGGTGTTCGTCAGCCAGCCCTCCGCGGACGCCGTCCGCGACTACGTCGACGACCTCCGCGAACGCGCGACTGCCCACGGTCGCGACCCCGAGGACCTCGCGTTCTTCCCCGGCATCGTCCCCATCGTCGGCGAGACGGCGGCGATCGCCGAGGCGAAACACGACGCCTACCGCGACGCAATCGACACGGAGGGCGTGCTCGCGCTCCTGTCCGGGTTCGTCGACGTGGACCTCTCGGCACTCGACGCTGACCAGAAGCTTGAGCACATCGAGACGGAGGCCATCCAGGGCGTCGTCAACGCGTTCACCGCGAACGACGACCGCGACTGGACCGTCCGCGAGGTCGCGGAGTTCGCCGGCCTCGGTACGACGTCGCCGGTCGTCGTCGGGACGCCCGAGCAGGTCGCCGACGAGTTCGAGCAGTGGTTCGACGAGGTGGGAGTCGACGGCTTCAACGTCAAGGAGGTCGCCCGCCCGGGCAGCCTCCGGGACTTCGTCGACCTCGTCGTCCCCGAGTTGCGCGAACGCGACCTGCTGGCCGACTCGCCCGCGGGGGAGACGCTGCGGGAGCGGACGTTCGGTCGGCGCGGCCTCCCCGGGGGCCACCCCGGGCGCGAGTAGTTCCACCGGCGGTCAGTCCGGCGAGGGCAACGGTTTTCCCCCCTGATTGCGTGGCCGCAAGCGATGGCAGACACCGCAGCGGACGGCGACCAGCGGATTCACGTGGGTGAAACGGCCGACGGCGAGCGCCTGGCGTTCCCCATCGTGGAGATGCTCACCGGCCGCGGGTTCGTCACGGGCAAGTCCGGGTCCGGGAAGTCGAACACCACCAGCGTCGTGGTCGAGGAACTGCTGGAGGCCGGCTACCCGGTGCTCATCGTGGACACGGACGGCGAGTACTACGGCCTGAAAGAGGAGTACGAACTCCTGCACGCGGGCGCCGACGAGGAGTGCGACATCCAGGTGAACGTCGAGCACGCCCAGAAGCTCGCGAACCTCGCCCTGGAGGAGAACGTCCCCATCATCCTCGACGTCTCCGGCTACCTCGACGACGACGAGGCCGACGAACTCCTTCGGGAGACGGTCAGACACCTCTTCGCGAAGGAGAAGAAACTGAAGAAGCCGTTCCTGCTCGTCGTCGAGGAGTGCCACGAGTACATCCCCGAGGGCGGCGGCGTCGGCGAGACGGGCAACCTCCTCATCAAGGTGGGCAAGCGCGGCCGCAAGCACGGCCTCGGCGTCGTCGGCATCAGCCAGCGCCCCGCGGACGTGAAGAAGGACTTCATCACGCAGGCGAACTGGCTGGTCTGGCACCGTCTCACCTGGGAGAACGACACGAAGGTCGTCGGCCGCATCGTCGGCACCGAGTACGCCGATGACGTCGTCGACCTGGGCGACGGCGAGGCGTTCATCCAGACGGACTGGAGCGACGAGATGGTGCGTCGCGTCCAGTTCAAACGCAAGCGCACGTTCGACGCGGGTGCGACCCCCGGTCTCGACGACTTCGAGCGCCCGGACCTGAAGTCCGTCAGCGGGTCGCTGATGGACGAACTCGGCGACATCACCGACCGGCGGGAGCAGGAGCGCGACCGGGTCGCCGAACTGGAGTCGAAAGTGGAGAACCGCGAGGAGCGCATCGCGGA contains:
- a CDS encoding LLM class flavin-dependent oxidoreductase, with the protein product MSDRLHLNLFTMNAVEHVSVGSWRLPGDQSHRYSDLEYWTDVARTAERGGFDAVFFADVRGIYDVYGDDRDTAVEKAVQTPSNDPAYLVPAMAEVTDDLGFAITKSTSYNHPYQLAREFSTLDHLTDGRVAFNVVTSYLESAAANLGFEERMDHDERYDRADEFMDVAYALWEHSWDDDAVRRDRENATYADPERVHAVDHEGEHFDVPGPHGAEPSPQRTPVLYQAGSSDRGREFAAKHAEAVFVSQPSADAVRDYVDDLRERATAHGRDPEDLAFFPGIVPIVGETAAIAEAKHDAYRDAIDTEGVLALLSGFVDVDLSALDADQKLEHIETEAIQGVVNAFTANDDRDWTVREVAEFAGLGTTSPVVVGTPEQVADEFEQWFDEVGVDGFNVKEVARPGSLRDFVDLVVPELRERDLLADSPAGETLRERTFGRRGLPGGHPGRE
- a CDS encoding helicase HerA domain-containing protein is translated as MADTAADGDQRIHVGETADGERLAFPIVEMLTGRGFVTGKSGSGKSNTTSVVVEELLEAGYPVLIVDTDGEYYGLKEEYELLHAGADEECDIQVNVEHAQKLANLALEENVPIILDVSGYLDDDEADELLRETVRHLFAKEKKLKKPFLLVVEECHEYIPEGGGVGETGNLLIKVGKRGRKHGLGVVGISQRPADVKKDFITQANWLVWHRLTWENDTKVVGRIVGTEYADDVVDLGDGEAFIQTDWSDEMVRRVQFKRKRTFDAGATPGLDDFERPDLKSVSGSLMDELGDITDRREQERDRVAELESKVENREERIAELESELETARDVSAAARKMANALAHGDGAPPDSYQSTLQTKNEQIDRLESRLAELEAKVGDAEATAGESDAEVTDGSTDADGSAVDATESVTDSPAESTADEDGAFVFEETDSEGGRDALVEAVQDRLRRRGERLQLQEGIGDDQPAPEAVVDLLQAPPVVTRVNASRRESKCNDDAAWDVVSDLATNPGATAHDLADAADVDIEAVHTLLTELRARDLVVRDDREYAFNAERMRTLVERDDPTKPRTELRDQWKP